DNA from Branchiostoma lanceolatum isolate klBraLanc5 chromosome 9, klBraLanc5.hap2, whole genome shotgun sequence:
TATACAACatgataaatcaataaatctgACCCTTTCTTAACCTTTTACAGACTTTATCGATGTAAAGTTTTGATTAACGTAGATTAAGGTGGAGTACACAGGATGGTAGTCAATGAATGGGAGGACACAACAACTAGCAGCTGACAAAATATAATTTAGAACAATGGCGGCCTGCTTTATTGCATGTAGATACTGATAAGAAGCTAccatgatgaggatgatgttGATTAATATTTGAAGCCTTTATAGGACATGTTTCGTTTACATTGAAAAATCATTATTTCCATCAACTGTAGGCAAACTTCCcatttgatatgtttttgtatACATACgcatattgtttttgtacaaaatttgttttttttatacgTCGATCATACGGTAATGAAGGAATAGGCAATTAATTAATGTCTAACTTTTACTTTCATCTTACGTTAGGTATCGATTGGTTTATCATTGAGGTGACTCGGCACAATTTTTAAAGATCTTTCAACAAGGCAACTGCTAGTGCCTATCAAGTTTTCATTCTTTGCGCTTTTGCGGTAGTGCGTTAGGGGGCGCTATAGTTTATTCTGCAACCAGCTTTCTCTCAGCTCCCCGCTTAGAAAATCAATATTTCGTGATCAGCGTATTCATTCGCAATGCACTATGTCTACAATTCATATTCAAAGCTGTTAATCGATGCTACAGAGGCACGATTTCAATTCATTGACGTTATATTCAAGTaaaaagcaaaaagaaaaaaaattgtaattagCTAAGCAACAAAATTGACACAGAAACCATCAGTAAATGCATGCGAAAGTTTTAATAAAAGCAAATTCAAGTGACTCTGAACAGTGCAGATAATGCGGTTGTAATGAAATTTATCTGCGATACGTTCCGTACGTGTCAACGTAGTCCCATGTAGTACAACCGACGGTACTAGGGATATGATAACATTGCCCAATAACATTGGGTGTTCAATATCCTTACATGAGGCAGTTTATGCTATGAAACATACTTCTGAAGGCACTCACTTGCAGTGACCAGAAAAACTAAAGGCAAGTCGCGGGAATTACTTTAAGCTGTGCTTTGGTTACAGTGGTAGTGTGTATTCTCATCGGTCCGGTTCTATGCCTTTACCAATCCGCCTGACAAAAATGGCCCGGGAGTTGGTGCTGTTCCATTTTTACCACCTTTTCCTTTTCGGTTCCTGGGCTTCTTTCCTTTGCTTTTCTTGGACTTTCTTCCTTTTCCCTGCCTCTTGGAGCATCTATTGCCACGCTTTTTTCCTCCCTTATTTCCCCCCCTTGCACCTGGAGCAGCCATCCTTACGTTTTGCTTCATGCCACCATTCCTTCGTTGCTCAGTTTCTCCAGCTTCGCCCACTCCAGTCCCGTTTTGGCGTGGACCCCTCTTCTTTTTCCCTCCACCACCTTTGCCCCTCCTCTTGCCTTTTCCCTTGCCTTTCTTAACATCTGGGTCACCTGCCAAAGAGGATTTAATACTTCCACTCCCGTCCGACACAAATCGTTTTTTACGCAGGTGAACTTCTTCACTTGCCTCATTGGCTACCTCACTAGGGTCATCATCTAGTATGTCTTCAATGTCCTCTCCTTCATGTAATGCCCATATTAGAAACTTAAGACggtcttcttcgtcttcttctcCACCATCACCCTCATTCACATCTTGCTCTTgtccatcttcttcttctctgccCTGTACACTATCCTCTTCTTCTTGGACATCTTctccatcttgtttttcttcatagTCGTCTTCTTCACTTTGCTCGTTAAAACCGTCCTGTTCATCTTGCACTTCACCGTGATCTCCTTCCTCATATTGTTCTTCTCCATTATCTTCTTGTTCATCTTGCTCGTCCTCCTCCTCTTGATCTTCTTCATAGTCTCCTTCCCAATATTGCCCTACGTCACCTTCCTCATTTGTACCATCTTCTTCATTGTTTCCATAGTCTTCCCAGTGTTCCTCTTCGTCACCTTGCTCCTTTTTACTATCTTTTTCATCCTGCACTTCCCCATAGTCCTCATAGTTTTCCAAGTCTTGCTCTACGTCACCTTGCTCGTTTTCACCATCCTCTTCAGTCTGCACTTCTTCATAATCTTCATAGTCTTCCCAGTGTTTCTCTTCGTCACCTTGCTCGTTTGTACCACCTTCTTCATCCTGATCTTCTTTATAGTCTTCAAAGTCTTGCTTTTCGTCCCCTTCTTCCTCTTCACCATTCTCTTCATCCTGCACATCTTCGTAGTCTTCTTCCTCATCTTCCTCTACTCCATTTTCAGCATCCTCTTCACCTTGCTCCTCATCAAAGTAGTTTTCTCCTTCTGATGGCACATCTTGGCCGTTGTTCTCTTCATATGTGATCTCCGGCGCACCCAAGTCTCGCCGAAAtctgcaaaaatgtacaaaagacGTTCTATGCACATACAGAAAATTTTCAGTTCATTTGTAAGAGCACGTGCCTCTAATGTGAGCACGGACGGCAAATATTTGACTATCACTTGCAATACTAACCTGTCGATGTAACCTTGGACGCCTTGGACGCTGCGGTAGGTCAACTTGAACCCTTGCTTGGCCACGCTGTTGTCGGAGATGAACTTGACGGTGACGTTCTTGCCGTAGAAGACCTCGTAGGGCTGGTTGCCGGTGCAGTAGGGCCCGTCGCTCGTCTCCGTGCCGTCGGTCAGTACGACCACGCGGTCGTACCTGCACTTGGACTCGGCCTCCAAGGACAACATCAGGAACTGCACCTCCACAAACCTTAGGGCAGAATCACAGTGAAGTTGTATGTAACAGAAtgttatttgcaagttcttgtcctcaatgaaacaatgcatagaaaaaacAAAGTATGCAaatagtgcaagttaacaacaGCGACAAGAGGAACGAGTGACTATTCTAATAACTACTACTgcatacaatctaagcttttttgggtttgacttctttttatagatatagatagttatagatatcgatagatatccATTGTCCTGCGTTATGCTATAGTcacatttctaaaaaaaagtaaaccTGTTCTGCTCTTTCTCTCTTTACTCAGCTCTCTCGGTGGCTACGGGATCCCGGGAGCGACCGAGAGGGCGGAGTAAAGCTTAAAAAAATGGCACGTATGCCAAGGCTAGAATGATTTTCCATGCGCTTTCAAGcaaccaaaatggcggacgctAAATTACGTATAGTCACACAAGCCCGTAGCCAGTcttttgaaccttctgaaatggCAGGCAAAAATCAGAAACAAAGTGAGCAGCTTTTCTAGTATTCGAGCATGTCACATGACTATTCAAAGGTGATGACGTACTTGTCTTTCGGCGCGAGAAAGGTCCATGAGCAGGACAGGCTGTGTGGGTAGCGGTCCGGGAACAGGGGTGACGTCAGAGTCCGCGTCACGCCTGACACGGTGGTCGTGTTGTGGGCCGCGCAGGTCGCCGGCGTCCCGGGAATGCTAGACAAAGGTGCTGGAGACACAGATGCTGTAGACACAGGTGCTGGAGACTCAGTTGCTGCAGACACAGATGCTGCAGACACAGGTGCTGGAGACTCAGTTGCTGGAGACACAGGTGCTGGAGACAAAGATGCTGGAGACAAAGATGCTGCAGATGCTGAAGTtacaaagaattgaaaaaatTACGGGTCTTGGTGGCAAATGAGCAGATGTTGGCGCTTTGGTGAATCAAATCCGTGTGTGTCATGTCttgaaacaatatctgtatatctaggccaatatatgtatacatctatgcaaaaaaagaatccgtgaaatagcgatttagttatataagacattcatctcctcatcatgtaattgtattatTTATTGACATATACGGTCCatattgtatctcctgttgatattatctacctCTGATAATATTGTATAGATATTGCTTTCATGTACTtagtagtttgaaatggagcattgtacagcctagaacctaaccattgtatagcatagaatCTTCTATGATGGAACCTTGGACGCCTTGGACACTGCGGTAGGTCAACTCGAACCCTTGGCTTGTCACCGCGGAGTCGGAGACGAACCTGACGGTGACGTTCTTGCCGTAGAAGGCCTCGAGGGGCTTGTTGCCGGTGCAGTAGGGCCCGTCGCTCGTCTCCGTGCCGTCGGTCAGTACGACCACGCGGTCGTACCTGCACTTGTACCACGCCTCCACGGACAACGTCAGGAACCGCACCTCCACAAACCTGAGGGCAGAATCATAGTGAAGTTGTATGTTACAGAATGTTAGTTGCAAGTTCTTGTCCTCaatgaaacaatgcataacAAAAGACAAAGTATGCAaatagtgcaagttaacaacaGCGACAAGAGGAACTATTGACTATTCAAATAACTACTActgaatacaatctaagcttttttgggtttgacttctattttatatatatagatagttatagatatcgatagatatccATTGTCCCACGTTATGCTATAGTCACATTTATGAACATTTAGGGCCCAGCCGAgcagtatgatataaaagacaacacgCTAAGATTCATGAGCATAATTTTTACtgtttattgacatacacttttatcattattattgttgtttctgcaaacagcccgaccgggccctgATTGAGAAATATGTTGCATAAGTAGGGTCTGAAGATGGTGACTGATTGATGTTCGAAATGCATAGGTACTGTTTTAGAAGAACAGTAAAAAAAGTAAACCAGTTCTGCTATTTCTCTCTTTACTCAGCTCTCTCGGTGGCTACAGGAGCGACCGACAGGGCGGAGTATAGCTAAAAAGAATGGCACGTATGCCAAGGCTAGAATGATTTTCCATGCGCTTTCGAGcaaccaaaatggcggacgctAAATTACGTATAGTCacacatgcccgtagccagttTTTTTTGCCTCGGGGGTTACTGTCTGAGGGAGGTACGTGGGTCCGCTCCCtcggaatctttttttttttaattgaaccTCCTGAATTGgcagacaaaaatcagaaacaaagtgagcagtttgtCTAGGATTCgagccccgctggtgatacagccccccctggctacgggcatgtcaCATGACTATTCAAAGGTGATGACGTACTTGTCTTTCGGCGCGAGAAAGGTCCATGAGCAGTACAGGCGGTTTGGGTAGTTGTCCGGGAACAGGGGTGACGTCAGAGTCCGCGTCACGCCTGACACGGTGGTCGTGCTGTGGGCCGCGCAGGTCGCCAGCGTCTCGGAAATGCTAGACACAGGTGCTGGAGACTCAGGTGCTGCAGACTCAGTTGCTGGAGACACAGTTGCTGGAGACACGGATGCTGGAGACAAAGATGCTGGAGACAAAGATGCTGGAGATGCTGAAGTTAcaaagaatggaaaaaaaaattacgggTCTTGGTTGCAAATGAGCAGCCTGATGTTGGCGCATTGGTGAATCaaatccgtgtgtgtgtgttatttgGCACACTTCTTTGACAGATTGGTCAAAGGGGCTCGGGCAGAGTCACTCCACAATTATGGAAGGATATCGTCGGGGTATGGCGAGCGTCGAGCTGGGAACCAAACCGTAACGTTACACCGACGCCACCTACCTTTGTACATCTAGCGTACAATGTGACTTCCAAAATTGCTTCGGTAATGCTTTTGGTAATGCTAAAGATCTAGTACATTCTAGCTGGTTCTTGACGCAATAAGAACAATTAATTTTCCTTACCTCGGTCTATAGCTTCATAGCGCAGCCGGAAGCCCTTGCCTGACGTCCACGTTGGTATATATCAGTGACGCTACTGATAAAATCCAGGTCATCTAGGGTTTTTCTGCTGTTTCTTTACAGAACTAAGGGTCATTCCTCGTATCCTTACCTGGGTTGATAACTTCATAGCGCAGCCGGAAGCCCTTTTTGCTGATAGCGAAGTCAGTCTTGAGCCTGATGTCTacggttgccccggtgatggcgCCGGGCGGCTCCTGACCGCAGTGCGTGCCGAGGGTATGGATGCCGTTAACCACCACCGTGATGTTGTCATATTTGCACAGCCCCTCGTTTTTACTCTCAAACTCGAACTCGCCGATGAACCGGATCAGAACCATCctggaaatgaagaaagacgTTAGGATCCCAATCACCGAAAAGTAACAAGAGACCGCCTTCACacacatatttgtgtttttttttctaaaccactcttgttacTACTGCAGTCTAGCAAGCCATGTGAGCCGATACGTTTCAGGTCCGTTTTACCGTACCAGTAAGGCCCCATGGGTATGAGCCATGCCACTACGGGAATATCTCCTTCATTTTACAAGATTTTACAGAGACTGATGATGCAaaacaacagatttttaaactttcctcgttgattatgcaaagtagttcTCACGAAATCTAATCTTCTTGAGGTTTCCCACATACctaccgacacaccaaatatgaagaccatccaggcgttcactatcagacacacagacacacgctcgGTAAAATATATCATTCTTGACGCAGGTAATAACCCACATTAAAACCCCAGCCTTTTTTCAGAGATGGCAAGGAGAATGTCTTACATTCCGGGAGTGGCGGCGATGTGGTAGGTGCAGTCGATGTTGCTGGGATAGAAGTGCGGGTAGTTTGGTGACGTCACATATCCGGTTCCGGCCAGAAATGTGGTCTCTCCACACAAGGAGCTCGCCTGCGTCCCTACATGGATGGAAGGACAATAATAAGTTCGtatgatgttttgtttgtttctttctttgtttgtttgtttgtttctttgtttgtttgtttgtttgtttggatgatcgtgttttttttcaagattttgaCGAACCATCAGTGAAATATTGATAATTACAATACCTCGTTCTAACTAGAAATGCTTTTCCTTCGTCGGTGTCAAAaagtaaaacatgtacatgaccaTAAATtctaaagaaaatgtcaaacacacacacacacacacctgatTCAGTCTCATTCTCATCTTCAATGGCTGACATTACATCTTCAGCAGAAAAGCCCTCTCCCTCGCCATGGTCCATTT
Protein-coding regions in this window:
- the LOC136442625 gene encoding aspartic and glutamic acid-rich protein-like → MDPSLSPAPVSPATESPAPVSAASVSAATESPAPVSTASVSPAPLSSIPGTPATCAAHNTTTVSGVTRTLTSPLFPDRYPHSLSCSWTFLAPKDKFVEVQFLMLSLEAESKCRYDRVVVLTDGTETSDGPYCTGNQPYEVFYGKNVTVKFISDNSVAKQGFKLTYRSVQGVQGYIDRFRRDLGAPEITYEENNGQDVPSEGENYFDEEQGEEDAENGVEEDEEEDYEDVQDEENGEEEEGDEKQDFEDYKEDQDEEGGTNEQGDEEKHWEDYEDYEEVQTEEDGENEQGDVEQDLENYEDYGEVQDEKDSKKEQGDEEEHWEDYGNNEEDGTNEEGDVGQYWEGDYEEDQEEEDEQDEQEDNGEEQYEEGDHGEVQDEQDGFNEQSEEDDYEEKQDGEDVQEEEDSVQGREEEDGQEQDVNEGDGGEEDEEDRLKFLIWALHEGEDIEDILDDDPSEVANEASEEVHLRKKRFVSDGSGSIKSSLAGDPDVKKGKGKGKRRGKGGGGKKKRGPRQNGTGVGEAGETEQRRNGGMKQNVRMAAPGARGGNKGGKKRGNRCSKRQGKGRKSKKSKGKKPRNRKGKGGKNGTAPTPGPFLSGGLVKA